The Sciurus carolinensis chromosome 18, mSciCar1.2, whole genome shotgun sequence region TGCTGGTGAGGGGCCGGGTGGGGAACAAAGGGTGGGTTCTGGGGAAAAGGAAACCAGTTAATCTGCCTCTCATCTGCAGGCTTTTACCCTGAGGCACCTTCACCATTTAGTCCCTGCACCTATACTTTTTGTGGGACCAGGGGTCTTGCCCGCTCCCTAAAGGGAGTTTCAGCTATCCCTACCTGTTGCCCAGCCCAGATCCTGAGCCCTCCCATCTCCTAGGCCCAGGGCTGCTGCACAGACTGCAGCTCCCCCTGTAGGAAGAAAGGTGCCTTACAAGACTATTGCTGGACCTGTGCAGAAGCCTGTGAtttccctctgcccagcccagcccgcTACCTGGATGCCTGCTGCCCACAATCCACGGAAGCTGTGAGTTCCATTCTCACCCCGCCCCCACAGCCCTGATCTAGGGATGATCTGTgcctttattttctgtcttcaatCACATCTGTTACTGAGCACCAACTCTAGTTGAGGTTTGGTTCCAGGTACTGAGCTCTGTGAAGACAGCCAAAGCAACACATCAGGTCATGTCTAGTGATGACAGCTACTTGAAGAAAATAGCTGGAGAAAGGTGACGAGTGTAACATGCCCAGCACATAATCAGCACTTCTGAAAATGGTAGTTAAAAGGAAAAGTAGttcagccaggcacggtggcacatgtctgtaatcccagcaactctcaggaggttgaggcaggaggattgtgagtttgaggccagcctcaggaacttagtaagacctgtctcaaaaagttttttaaaagatgctgggggctcagtggtggagtgctcaaGGGgactaaaaaaaaaggaaaaatagttcaCAGAGCATCTAATAATTCCTTGAGTGTTCCAGAAAGCAGCACCACTTTATTGGCATTATTATTTTCcccaggtatttattttatacctaaaataaataggtatttattttaattttaatttttaattgatacatactAGTTATGTGAATTGcgtatgtatttatttgtttttggtactggggattgaccctagggacccttaaccactgaaccacatccccagacctttcttatattttattttaagacagggactcactgagtttcttagggccttgctaagttactgaggctggctttgaacttgtgatcctcttgcctcagcctcccaagccagtgggattatagttgtgcaccattgcacctggctagttgagtatttttaaaaacttatatgtatatatttgattaCAGAAAGTATTGTTTACAAAGCATACATGTAAAACTACAAAGTATAAATCACTATATAAACTAATCCAAAGTTGCTACATTTTGTGTATGTCCCTCATATACTAATATACAGTACTGTTACATGTTactattatttggaaaaaatggaGTCACGCCACAGACCATGTTACCATAACTGCTACTTGCCCTTTAAACTTGACATGATACCTTGGCGCCTATTCATGCCTGAACATGTAAATGGATAAGTATTATGCCCCTTCTGCAGGGAGTAAACTGGCTTGGGGAAGTTTAATGGCTTTTCAGTGTTACCCAGTGGAGCTTTGCTTAGCAAACTGCTTCACAGTGCTAGCTGCAGCAGAATCCTCAGGGGAGAAGCCTGGCTCACAGAAGATAGGCCATTTTTACATTTGTGGGTTTAAAGATGTTTAGTGATCAACCACCTTCCTATATCATGATATTTTGAGCTCAGAGAATTAGACAGCAAAGCTTCTGCCCTTGGAGCGGTGACCTTCCCTAGGAGGGAAGGGGGATGAAGACCAAGCCCCAGCAAATTCAAAACTTGGGCTGACTGTGCTTGGTGCAAATTCCTGGCAGATGTTTTGGGTTTCAAAATAAATTGTGGGACAAGGAGCTCTTCTCTTCCAAATAATCTGCTTCTGGTTCGCCGGGGATAACCAGGAGTGGGGCCCCAGGTTACTGATGaggacaaaggagaaaaaaaaaagaagaagacctTGGGCTCTAAAAACTCCTATCTTATAGGAGAtgctcaattaaaaaatgagttgTGGCCCCCTGTCCTGGGGTCACAGGCCCCTTTCCTGTCTGTATGCATGAGGTAAACCGACAGGGAAACATCTCTTCCTTAGGGGAGAGGCTGGGGTGAGATGTACTGTAAGGAAGGACTGGGTCTGACACCTGCCAGTCCAAGGCTGTAGGAACTTCCAGACCTGGAGACTTTAGGTCCTGAACCTCTCCAGTTTCTGCTGGAGCTAGCAGGAAGAGATCTAGAACAGCCAAGGGCAGGCAGGGTCATCCTGTCCTTGAGCTGTCTTTCCTCAAAGTACACTGCAGTCCCTGTGTTCTCCAGTTTCCTTATAGTAACAATGACAGCCACAAAGGTGACAGAGCTCTGCCTGTATTACAGTTGTGGACACTTAGGCTCACAGAGGCTTAActgacttgcctgaggtcacacagctgggccAGCCAGACCACAAACCCAGggctcttttcctttctcaggaAAACACCTGAGGTGGCGAGGATCTCATcccttcattcatttaaaaattcatccaaATATCTATGAAGTCACTGTTGAGGCTTTGCGCTGGACCCCAGGGGCTCAGTGGAAACAAGATAGACAAGGTCCTGGGCCTTCCAGGGCCTATGTGGACAGAGAGAAATGGGCCATTACAGTGGAGTGTGAGGAGGATGTGATACAGTTGGTTGATTGACATCCTTGTGTGTGATCAGAAGCAGGTGGGGGACTTAAAGGGAAAGCCAGGTCCCTCGCTCAGTAGGTATGGCGTGGGACTGTAGTTTGTGACCTTCTCATAAGCTCTCACATGATTTTGGCCCACATCAGGGTTAAGAATTACTGTTAAGGGGAACCAGAACTATAGGGGTAAGAGTGCTTCTGTCAGGCAGGCTCAGTTCTTCCCACTGACTCCCCACAGTGACCCTGTGAAGCAGGTGCTGTATGGATTTtagagatggagaaactgaggctcagaacaTGAATTAACCAAGCTGAGATTGAAGCGTGGGCCTTATTGACTTTAGAGTCTGAACTGTAACCTGTAAAAATGATGACTGGTCCTCACAAAGACAAAGGGAAACTGTCAAAATAAAAGAGCCTGGAGAAACAGCAAGGGTTAACAGTCTTCTGGAGGCCTTGTTTAATGTACTTAAACAGCAGATTCCTTCCAGAAGCCACATGGTTGCTTGTGAGTCAAGAAATCCATTAGCCAGTTATTAATGACTGGATCTAAACCCCTCAGTGGGCAGAGCCAAGAAATGCTTTTAATACCCTCTTTTCTGAGGTAAGGGCAGCAGAGTTGCTCTCAGCCACCAGCTCTGAGTACAGAATGATGGTGTGGTCCTCCAAAACCCACAGAGCTGACTTTATCCCCATACTGGGACTCCCCAGAGATGCCCCCAAACCACACCCACGTGAAACACGAAAACCATTtctcccttccaccatgacacCTCTAgccttctccctctgttgacatTAGCACAACCCAATTCAGACCCCTCTGCCTGCAGTTGGCAGGTCCCCTCCCCTTGCTGGAACCCTAGTGACGCTGATCTCACCAGTCATCTGACACCGCACCCCGAAACCTCAGCTGTTGAAAAGGTCATTCCCCTATTCCTGGCTTGGCCCGGTCACTGATTGAGCTGTGCAACTGTGACTGTCACTAGCCCTACTTCTGGCCTCGAGGAGCCAATCTTCTGTCACACAGCCATCCTGGGTGTGTCCCACTCCAGCCATTTGGCCTACCTCCAATCCATGCCTGGGGCAGTTGCAGATCATCCTTGTCTCAGGCAGAGGAGCAGTGAGTTGGAGGGGTCAAAATCTCCCTATCTGTAAGGACATGATGTTCCTTTTCCCTAAGCAACAGATCTTGTTTCCCTGGAGTCCAGGAGCCTTAGTTTTGCCTAAAGAGGGAAAAATGATGTTTagattcatccatccattcagcaTTCTTCTGCATATTGGACACCTGCTGAGTTCCCTACACTGGCCCAGTGGAGGACAGGAGAACAACTGGCCCTGCCTTTGCACCCCAGAATGAAGTTGATGTTCCTAGCCCTGGGAGACAGTGGGGACTGGGCATCACAGGTCGAGAGTCAAGCCAGCCCTGGTCCATCCTGGCTCCACTCTACTTCTTTGGGGCAGGTCActcccttctctgagcctcttACTTCCTTTTTATAAAGAGGTCTACTCTTTAGGATTCTGATAATTAAAAgataatcttaaattttaaaaaacaaattgtcattttcaaagaaaactaaaaagttttaaaaatcattcatgaATGTAGTCTGTGCCTTACACAAAATTGGGTTCAAAAATGAATGACAGCCTGCAGTTTGGTCTCATGCCAAGAGAAATCCATAAACCCCACCCCCAAATTCTTTTCATAATGGACAGAAAAACGTGCATGCTTTCTCTTCCTACTGCCTCTCAATTGCATGAGGCCATGAGGTTGTAGCAAAACCATCTTCACTGGGACACCCCAATTCTAGCATAGACCAAGGACCACTGATCCTTATCCTCCTTACCCAAGCAATGGGAAGGAGAGAACCCCTGAATCGTGACTCCAGCTTCTAACTGAAATGTGAGAACATTGCCTCACTGCTgatttctcagcagcacaaggaatAACTTTGTTCCCAGGAATGGTGGATGGTACTCTCTATGCCACTAGCAGTGGTGACTTCCAGGACCTCTCTGTTCCCTTCTCCCCTTGGAGGGAAACAGACTGGGGCTCTGGTCCTACCTCCCTCACCAatctctcctcttcctcagggTTGGGCCCCTCGCTGCCCTCGCTGCTGCCCGCTCTGCGACTGTGCCTGTGCCTGCCAACTTCCTGACTGCCAGAGCCTCAACTGTCTCTGCTTTGAGATCAAACTCCGATGAGGACCCAGGGTCCCTGCCCTTTGGGGAGCAACCAGCCCCCAGGACCCACATGCACCCCTCGCTCAGGGCCCCCAGGACACCTTTTCTCCAGGCCACTGGAATCACAAATGGCTGGTCCAGGGCCAGGCTCCCTGCAAGGCAGGGCTCAGAGAGCCCTTGGGCAGCTGGACTGCAGCTCCTTTGGAAGGTGGAAGGGAGAGGGGctgcccctttccctccccaagTAAGCTATTGCATTTGAATCGGAGGATGAGGGAGCACTGCTCACCACAGACTGCATGATGGGTGGAACTCAGCTGGTCTTGAGTGTCAAGAGTTAGGGTGCCCAGCCACACCCTCTTCATGGGCTCTTGGTTATTTTGGGAGGTGAGTATCTGCCTGCATCTGcccttgctttaaaaaaaaaaaaaaaaaaaaaaaaaaaactagccacCATGAGGCCCAGAGTCAGGGGAGGAGGGAATCAGGAGGAGGCAGTTGGAGGAGGCAGGGTGGGCCACTCCATCTACCTCCCTGTACTCCTTTTCCTCCCCACAGACCTCCTGTCCAAAGATTGATTTCTCTTGACAACCAAGAGCCTCAGTCTGGATCTCCAAGGAAGAAATTTCCTCTGAAGTACGGGTGAGTGGGAGGGGGCCcctcctccccctaggcagacccaagacttcctcctccttcccccacgcAGGGCCCCACGCTGGCTTGAATGTCAGGGGCTTCAGGTTTCCCTAAATATAGGTCCTTTGCCGGGGGATCCGTGGCGACGAAAGGGCAGGGGTTACAGGGAAGGTCGGGGACATTTGTGCGGGGGGGAGGGCAGGAGCTGCCTTATAACCCAGAGGGTGTCCACCTGGCTCACTCGCTGCTGACCACGCTCTGCCTGCGCCTTCCGTTCAGCCTCGCAAGCAGGTGGGTCGCTAGCTGAGCTCTGCGGGATGGGGTTGGGTTGGGGTCGAATATGGGGAAGAACTGACCGGTAGAAACGGGAAGTTCAGAAAAGTAATCTGGGAGCGAGGAGATCAGTGGTACAGCGCGGGGATGGATTTTATATTGAAGAAAGAAGTTAGGTTCAGGGAAGACATTTCGCAGGAACTGTGGCCCCATGGCCCCGACACTTGCTTAGGCCAAGTCCTAGCCAGTTTCCGCACAGTCTGGTTTTCAGCTATTGCCTTGTTTGCACCAGCCGCGGGCGGAAAGCGCATGTGTCAGGGCAGGCCAGGCTGGCCTTCTGACGCGGAGAAGCACTTGCCAGGGCGGGACCCTACACCGCTAGGGGAAGGCCTAGCTACCGCTCTCTGCAAGCCCGGGCCGCTCTCTTCCGCTCCCATTGCTTCCACTCGCCGCCCTTTTCTCCGCCTCTTGCGTCTGAGTTAAGGACAGGGAGGGAATAGGCTATGCGCCCTGAGCAGGACAGCCCACGGGCGAGGCAGGCAGACGTCCGACCTCTCGATTTGGTTACAATGTGACATACGTTGCAACCACGCAGGCCGGAAGCTGGGACTGCCCCGGCGCGGGGATGGGGCCTGGGAAGGGAAGCCAGCCTTCATCTCTTCTGACTCTTCCATTGCTTttcccccacctccccatccccatTCTCCTCCCGTGCCAAAATTCCAGCTGAGTCACCGCACTCCCGAGCGCGCCAGGCTGAGTGGGGGGAAGTGCAAGGGAGGGGCGGGCCCTGGCGACCCGCGGGATGTGGCCCGAGTCACGTCCtagggggggtgggggagggatcGTATTCTTGCGGCCTTGTACCTTCGCAAGCGCCGCCTCCTAGCTTCGACTCTCTGGGCGGCCTTGCGCACTGTTCCTCGCCTGCAATTGGACGCCTCCTGCCCCCGGCAAAGGAAAAAACCCAGCGGAGGGCGGAGCGGTGTCTTTAAAAGACCGgagccacctcctcctgcccGCCCCCTGCGCCGCCCCCCTCGGGATCTGAATAGGCTTCGTTCCTCTCGGAACGCGCCGCAGAACCCGGTTCTGGTGACGACTGCAGCGTTCGCTCCTTAGTCCACCCGCCAGCCCACCGCCCTCTGTCGCCGCACCCCGCAAACCCGCCCCCTCCTGTGCCAGGTGAGCGCCCCTCGCCACGTGCGAGGGTCAGGAACTGTGGAGAAGGATCCTGGGGCAGTGGCGGGTTGGGCATCTGCGCGGAGTCCCCACCCGGTCCCATCATCTTCCCACTACCGCCCCACAGACTTGCTCTCCAGGCCCTtactccccagccctctccagcTGTAGCTCCCTCCGTCAGCTGCGCAATGCAGCAGCACCACGCTGAGTCATGGCGGGGGAGGAAGCAGTACGAGATGGAGGACCATTCCCCCATCCCTGTCTTTCCAGGGATCCCCGGTACAAAGTCGCGGGGTCCCTTTGCCTAGACAGAGGCAACAGGGGTGGGCGCAGCTCATACTGCCTCAGGGTTTTCGCAACTGGGTGGCGGGTGATTCCTGCCCCTGGTGAGGAGGGGGGTAACCCCTCAGCAGTGTCTGATGACCCATTAACACTTTCCCTATCTTTCCTTATCTTGTGACCTTGATTCTGAGCCTGGAACTGCTGCAGCCGTGCGAACAGACAGGAGCATTTTTCAGGGAAGGGGTGGGGCGCTTGCCTCCCCTCCACATTCTCTTTCCCTGTATGAGCAGTGAGCACGGGCGAACCTTACCCTTCCCTCCACCTCCGGCTGGGCTTGCTGGGCTGCCCTTTCCTGGGCTTCCGATTGCCTCCTACCTTTTTTCCTAACACCCTCCCTTCACCCTGGGGGGAAAATACTGACCTTGGGATGTCCTTGAAGCCTTGGAGCCTGGGCCAGCCCTGGGATCTTGGGTGGATTGGAAGGAACACCCCAATAGCAGTCAGGAGATTTGGGTTCTAATCTCAGATCTGGCCCCTGGGTTGTGGTGTGGCTGGAAGCACAGATCTTTACCTTCTCTGGGCCCTCTGCCCTACTCATGacctttaaattctaaaatacttTGGTTCGGTTTTGTTTCTAGGCAAGGTGACCCCATGGCAAGGCGCAAGCCAGAAGGGTCCAGCTTCAACATGACCCGCCTGTCCCTGGCTATggctttttcctttcccccagttGCCAGTGGGCAACCCCACTCTCAGCTGGGCAACACCCAGCAACAAACAGAGTTAGGAAAGGTACAGGAGGAGGCAGGCCTAGTACAGGGAAGTCGGGTGTAGGGGAGAGCTGGGGACAGGAAGTGCCCCAGGACCTGCCagggtgtggggcaggggagGTAGGGACTGATTGCCCGACCTCCAAGCAAGGGGCCCTGTTCACTGGGAGACCATGGGAAGTCCCAGCTAACTACTCTACCCCCATCTGTCTCCTTCACTCAGGAACTTGCTGCCACTGGCACCATGCCCTTCCAATATCCAGCACTGACCCCGGAGCAGAAGAAGGAGCTGTCTGACATCGCTCACCGAATTGTGGCTCCGGGCAAGGGCATCCTGGCTGCAGATGAGTCCACTGGTGCGGTGCCGGCCCAAGACACAGTGGTAGGAGGGCCCAGGGTTGGAAGTGACAGGTCAGTCTCCTTATTCTCCCATATGATACTCCCCTCCAGGAAGCATTGCCAAGCGGCTGCAATCCATTGGCACTGAGAACACCGAGGAGAATCGGCGTTTCTACCGCCAGCTGCTGCTGACTGCTGATGACCGTGTGAATCCCTGCATTGGGGGTGTCATCCTCTTCCATGAGACACTATACCAGAAGGCGGATGATGGGCGTCCCTTCCCCCAAGTTATCAAATCCAAGGGTGGTGTTGTGGGCATCAAGGTGAGGGGGCAGGGCTTCAGGATATGTTTGGTGATGGATGTGGGGGAAGGGAATTGAGATTAATAGGGCAGGGGATGAATATTGAGTTGGGGGTCTAGAGACTAGGGTGGAGCCTTGGGTATCCCAGACTTTATGGGGTACTCACTTGGGActtctgtgtgagtgtgtggtgctggggatcaaacccacagcctcctgcatgctaggcaaacactataTCCCCAGCTGGTATTCTCAATCTTTATAATTCTAAGAGCAAGACATtttcccattctacagatgaaaaGCCAGAAGTTCAGGGAGGTAAAATGGTTTGCTCAGTAAGTGGTAGAGCCCAGGTGTCCTGACACCCAATCCAGTTAATATTCCTTGTCAAATAATCCAGTGTATCATGCCTCTCAGAACTGGCTGCCACAACTAAGTAAAAATATGGGCAAGCCTGGAGAGACCAGTGGCAGATTAAGTTGGGGGAAGAGGGGCGCTGTTGAGGAGGAAAGGGTGCTAGAGATCATTGCCCTCATCCACTCCAACAGGTAGACAAGGGCGTGGTGCCCCTGGCAGGAACAAACGGCGAGACCACCACCCAAGGTGAGACTGGTTTGGCTCCTTCCCCTACCAGCCAGCCCACCCAGGCAGGAGCGAGTGGAGCTGCAGGCCTCCCTCGCTGCCATGCTCTGACTCCTTCATCTTCTCCTCAGGGCTGGATGGGCTGTCTGAGCGCTGTGCCCAGTACAAGAAGGATGGAGCTGACTTTGCCAAGTGGCGTTGTGTGCTGAAGATTGGGGAACACACCCCCTCAGCTCTTGCCATCATGGAAAATGCCAACGTTCTGGCCCGTTATGCCAGCATCTGCCAGCAGGTGGGACTGCAGGTCCCTAAAAGGACACCTCCTACATCATTTGGTCCTAGTGTGGCTAGTTTGCCATCCATCTGCCAGGATACCTACCTCCCCCAAAGCTGCTGTTCCCAATACACACTGAACGTGAGGCCAGGCCTCTGCAGGACACTCTGTAAGACAGAGGGGCAGAATAGGGATTGCGTGGGCTGATCTGAGATGCCTATCACCAGTAATCCACTGAGGCTTTGAAGCCGCGCGTCCCTATTCATCAAGATAAGATCCTGGCTAATGGCTGTGAGGAGCTGTGGGTGGGGTTCTAGGTTAGGAGGCCTCATGGCTACTCTGTCCCTCCCCTGACAGAATGGCATTGTGCCCATTGTGGAACCTGAGATCCTTCCTGATGGGGACCATGACTTGAAGCGCTGTCAATATGTAACTGAGAAGGTACGTTTCTGTCTCTCTTGGC contains the following coding sequences:
- the LOC124969856 gene encoding keratin-associated protein 10-12; translation: MDASSSPWNPTQASASSPPLLLPIPAIVFIAVGIYLLLLGLVLLTRHYLLAQGCCTDCSSPCRKKGALQDYCWTCAEACDFPLPSPARYLDACCPQSTEAGWAPRCPRCCPLCDCACACQLPDCQSLNCLCFEIKLR
- the Aldoa gene encoding fructose-bisphosphate aldolase A isoform X1 — translated: MARRKPEGSSFNMTRLSLAMAFSFPPVASGQPHSQLGNTQQQTELGKELAATGTMPFQYPALTPEQKKELSDIAHRIVAPGKGILAADESTGSIAKRLQSIGTENTEENRRFYRQLLLTADDRVNPCIGGVILFHETLYQKADDGRPFPQVIKSKGGVVGIKVDKGVVPLAGTNGETTTQGLDGLSERCAQYKKDGADFAKWRCVLKIGEHTPSALAIMENANVLARYASICQQNGIVPIVEPEILPDGDHDLKRCQYVTEKVLAAVYKALSDHHIYLEGTLLKPNMVTPGHACTQKYSHEEIAMATVTALRRTVPPAVPGITFLSGGQSEEEASINLNAINKCPLLKPWALTFSYGRALQASALKAWGGKKENLKTAQEEYIKRALANSLACQGKYTPSGQAGAAASESLFVSNHAY
- the Aldoa gene encoding fructose-bisphosphate aldolase A isoform X2, giving the protein MPFQYPALTPEQKKELSDIAHRIVAPGKGILAADESTGSIAKRLQSIGTENTEENRRFYRQLLLTADDRVNPCIGGVILFHETLYQKADDGRPFPQVIKSKGGVVGIKVDKGVVPLAGTNGETTTQGLDGLSERCAQYKKDGADFAKWRCVLKIGEHTPSALAIMENANVLARYASICQQNGIVPIVEPEILPDGDHDLKRCQYVTEKVLAAVYKALSDHHIYLEGTLLKPNMVTPGHACTQKYSHEEIAMATVTALRRTVPPAVPGITFLSGGQSEEEASINLNAINKCPLLKPWALTFSYGRALQASALKAWGGKKENLKTAQEEYIKRALANSLACQGKYTPSGQAGAAASESLFVSNHAY